In Lonchura striata isolate bLonStr1 chromosome 11, bLonStr1.mat, whole genome shotgun sequence, the following proteins share a genomic window:
- the LOC110476692 gene encoding protein shisa-like-1 has product MSLEPVLQALHNSCVLLPCPLQCVLPAAVSVQNLHLCEGYVGPDGRFHPGFYCPRLTDPPGHRYCCQPSLDTLKSCCSQVALEALTGVNLSSLASPGLLRNPLALPFVGLYGLLVLLLMAIDLCHFYWTRRCHLGRLLPRACRVPPWRGMRGGDTRGHTPGCRRSVLAPPGRGAALQARPARLRPRPVTWQGRWRPGSPGDRR; this is encoded by the exons ATGTCGCTGGAGCCTGTCCTACAGGCACTGCACAATTCCTGTgttctccttccctgccctctccaATGCGTGCTCCCCGCTGCAGTCTCGGTGCAGAACCTGCACCTCTGCGAGGGCTACGTGGGCCCTGATGGCCGCTTCCACCCCGGCTTCTACTGCCCGCGGCTGACCGACCCCCCCGGCCACCGCtactgctgccagcccagcctggacaCTCTAAAGTCCTGCTGCTCTCAAGTGGCCCTGGAAGCCCTCACTGGAGTGAACCTCTCCAGCCTGGCTAGCCCTGGTCTACTCCG GAACCCGCTGGCCCTGCCTTTCGTGGGGCTCTATGGgctccttgtcctgctgcttATGGCCATCGACCTCTGCCACTTCTACTGGACCCGACGGTGCCACCTCGGCCGCCTGCTGCCCCGCGCCTGCCGCGTGCCCC CGTGGCGGGGGATGCGTGgcggggacacgcggggacacACGCCGGGCTGCCGCCGGTCGGTGCTGGCACCTCCGGGCCGCGGGGCGGCGCTGCAGGCTCGGCCCGCCCGCCTCCGGCCGCGCCCCGTCACGTGGCAGGGGCGGTGGCGTCCGGGTTCCCCAGGCGATCGGCGGTGA